One window of Equus caballus isolate H_3958 breed thoroughbred chromosome 3, TB-T2T, whole genome shotgun sequence genomic DNA carries:
- the TERB1 gene encoding telomere repeats-binding bouquet formation protein 1 isoform X4: MESEDTKKIQEMKTDLNLLLECLKYQMDNPFSQKEALVTIHSICHQNSNAGVYFREIGGLTFVKDLAKSSEHNVVKEAALYTLGTVAEQNVYCQQTLCTSELFEDLAWFLSDNDSNTNLKRMSVYVILVLVSNNRTGQMLVRETGCITILSQLFRTALSKYELNLSDKNVFQSYQLWSSVCSTLCVCVNNPQNDENQMLCCSLFPHANDWLINCMKPEIIRPICSFIGLTLANNTYVQKHFISVGGLDVLSQVLVQLESDSHKTLSSAKLAVVVTKTVDACIADNPTFGVVLAKYHIVSKLLALLLHESLDSGEKFSIMLTLGHCTEDCEENQYDLFKNNGLPLMIQALTESQNEELNKAATFVLHNCKKITEKLSLSLGEHSFDENEAEQFEDINVKEKNLEERWKKAKEILHRIEELEREGNEEEIRREKYKDHVSSLNINIQNTLKYLHAESIGGGPKADKDKSQSRKLKSYKSHGVMSQACTNDDQMKTLLKSTNPVNACYRESGKNKTLCKANSSCSQNLHEETTFEKKNFVSQSSDHVFKHPTPIVKNRKQQLPVTDPFTLCSDIINKEVISFLATNSCSKMLKYRCSGCIAVGKSLNSRNFSKLLHSCPYQCDRHKVIVEAEDRYKSELRKSLICNKSN; this comes from the exons ATGGAAAGTGAGGACACAAAGAAAATACAAG AAATGAAGACTGACCTGAACTTATTATTGGAGTGTCTAAAGTATCAAATGGACAACCCTTTTTCACAAAAGGAAGCTTTGGTCACTATTCATTCAATTTGTCACCAGAACA GTAATGCAGGTGTTTATTTTAGGGAAATTGGTGGTTTGACATTTGTAAAAGATCTTGCAAAGTCAAGTGAACATAACGTGGTAAAAGAAGCAGCCTTGTATACATTAGGAACTGTTGCAGAACAAAATG tttacTGTCAGCAGACTTTGTGCACTTCAGAATTGTTTGAAGACTTAGCTTGGTTCTTATCTGATAATGATTCAAacacaaatttgaaaagaatgtctgTTTATGTTATTTTGGTTCTAGTTTCAAATAATA GGACTGGACAAATGCTTGTGAGAGAAACAGGTTGTATAACAATTCTGTCACAGTTGTTCAG GACAGctctttcaaaatatgaattgaaTTTGTcagataaaaatgttttccagagtTATCAGTTGTGGTCTTCAGTGTGTAGTACTCTATGTGTCTGTGTCAACAATCCTCAAAATG ATGAGAATCAAATGCTTTGCTGTTCACTTTTCCCACATGCTAATGACTGGCTAATCAATTGCATGAAACCTGAGATAATTCGCCCTATTTGCTCATTTATTGGACTTACTCTTGCAAATAACA CATATGTTCAGAAACACTTTATATCTGTGGGTGGACTGGATGTATTGTCTCAAGTTCTTGTGCAACTGGAATCTGATTCACACAAGACTCTTTCCAGTGCTAAGCTTGCAGTGGTGGTGACAAAGACAGTGGATGCGTGCATTGCTGATAATC CTACTTTTGGGGTAGTACTAGCCAAATACCACATTGTTTCAAAACTTCTAGCATTACTGCTTCATGAAAGTCTGGATTCAGGAGAAAAATTTAGCATCATGCTTACTCTTGGTCATTGCACAGAGGATTGTG aggaaaatcagtatgacctttttaaaaacaatgggCTTCCGCTCATGATACAAGCCTTAACTGAATCTCAGAATGAGGAACTAAACAAAGCTGCCACTTTTGTGCTTCACAACTGCAAGAAAATTA CTGAGAAATTATCTCTAAGTCTAGGAGAACATTCTTTTGATGAAAATGAAGCAGAACAATTTGAAGACATAAATGTGAAAGAGAAGAATCTTGAAGAGCGTtggaagaaagcaaaggaaattcTACACAGAATAGAAGAgcttgaaagagaaggaaatgag GAAGAAATACgaagagaaaaatataaggaTCATGTTTCATCTCTGaacataaatattcaaaatacattgaAATACCTCCATGCCGAGAGTATTGGTGGAGGTCCCAAAGCAGATAAGGATAAGAGCCAGTCTAGAAAGCTTAAGAGTTATAAATCCCATGGAGTCATGTCTCAAGCGTGTACAAATGATGACCAAATGAAGACCTTGTTAAAGAGTACAAATCCAGTTAATGCTTGTTATAGGGAGAGTGGGAAAAATAAGACTTTATGTAAAGCCAATTCAAGCTGCAGTCAAAACTTACATGAAGAAAcaacttttgaaaaaaagaattttgtttctCAGTCAAG CGACCATGTTTTTAAACATCCAACTCCCATTGTCAAAAATAGAAAGCAGCAGTTACCAGTAACAG ATCCATTTACATTATGTTCCGATATAATAAATAAAGAAGTTATCAGTTTTCTAGCAACCAACAGTTGTTCCAAAATGTTAAAGTATAGATGCtcag